The Oryctolagus cuniculus chromosome 13, mOryCun1.1, whole genome shotgun sequence sequence GTAACACAGAAGTGGTATTACCAGACAAGCATCAGTGAAGTATACTGCCTTTTCTAGTTGTTATTGTACAATGCTGTAGATAATGCAGCCCATGCAATACACCCAAGAACACTAGAGTCCTACACCCAAGTACAATTAATATGATAAAGCAGCCCTCTGCAAGTGGTGCTGGATACCACTAAGAAGTCTATTGCAGCCATGTTGGTTATGATTTTCCATGCAGAAGGGTACAGTTACATTAAGAactgaagtctttaaaaaagctttaaacaTTCTTTCTTGAACCAAAACATTCAACAAAAGATGCACATGAAAATTAACTGCTCAGATACCTttgcaacttaaaaaaattcagatgcATGTTACTCAATAGAGCTGCTGTATGTGAAAACCAAACAggtttaatttcttcttgtaaTTAAATTAATCCTACTGCAGTTCAGTGCTACACATTTTTAGCAATGAGAAGAATGCAGACATCTTCTAGTGCGAGCCAGCACAAGCTTCAAAGAGTATCTCAAGACCCTGCTATTGGCTGATGTTTTACTTGTAAGCACTTGCGATGTTTACCTTTTACAGAATGTCTTATTTGACAGCTTTTAGAAGACCAATTTAACCGGGCTTACATATGGCACCAAATACAGGTTTCACAGAAAGCAAAGTCTGAtcctcttgttttcttcctgCTTCCAAAGAACATGTGGAAATTAAGAGGGTGAAGTAGAACTATGGTAGAAGTAGACTGCCAGTCCTTTTCTGGtgtaccatttttttaaaaaatacaggcaCATAACACTAGCCAAAGACTATACCTTGATTACATTCCCAAAAGGCAGATATGCTGCAAACATGCAGAGATTTTGTTAATGTTGTTTGGCACACGGGAACTAAATTTTGTCCCTATTATCTGTGTGTATCATTTTGCTGTGTAGATTTTCATCCAATTCTATTCAAGGGAGGGCATATACATTTTGTAGGGCTGTATCTATCCAATTCTGCCTGCAACAAACACCCAAACAtcctaaaatattaattataagaCAGACAAGTGTAAAGTAAAACTCTGGAGAACATCAAAGAAAAATGGCCATGCATCTGCTCTTTAATGTTTTCCTAcgatatattaaaataaaaacaaagtttcagTCTCTTCACAAGTAGTAATTTATATTCTCTGGATTTTTTCAGCCACAACAACTGGATTCTCTTTCCTGATTTTTGCTGCAGCTTCTGCTTTATAATCATAAGGACAGTTGTGCTTGTCAGAATAACGGTGAAGTCCACAAAACAAATTTCCACATCGGCAGTCAAACCCTGTAAGGCCAACTTTCTTTCTACACATGAAACATCTGTTCTTCTTTGGTTTGGGTAACTCAGGAGCTTTTTCTTCACTTTGAGAAGTACTGGGCTGAGAAACTGATGGACTGGGCTGAGTGACAACTGGCTCTGACACCTCTGTTTTCGGGGTAGTTATTTTGTCCTCTCTTGAAATGCTCATTTCTGTCATTTGCTGAGTTACAggcaaggcagccacaggcacatttcttgatttttcagaTGTGCTACCAGCAGCACTTTCACAGTTGTTTAAGCTAGCGTCTGCTCTTTGTACAGATGCAG is a genomic window containing:
- the LOC138844880 gene encoding AN1-type zinc finger protein 5, which codes for MAQETNQTPGPMLCSTGCGFYGNPRTNGMCSVCYKEHLQRQQNSGRMSPMGTASGSNSPTSDSASVQRADASLNNCESAAGSTSEKSRNVPVAALPVTQQMTEMSISREDKITTPKTEVSEPVVTQPSPSVSQPSTSQSEEKAPELPKPKKNRCFMCRKKVGLTGFDCRCGNLFCGLHRYSDKHNCPYDYKAEAAAKIRKENPVVVAEKIQRI